In Caproicibacterium amylolyticum, a genomic segment contains:
- a CDS encoding LytR/AlgR family response regulator transcription factor has translation MEKEETLRFAICDDERAYQERLQEATKAYMAEHGIPYILDVFASGEELLASETIYGMILLDVQLTGMDGMQVAMKVKAASPDTMIIFISSFVQYASLGYQSAIRYILKSQLDEYFAESLDAAISQLYLQSDTVPIRYGKKAVEVPLKEILYFESNKRIVELHFESEGKKRFPDQCYGKLEEYAELLRGNNFFQCHKSFLVNLKKVECLQQEAFLMRNGDQVPISRRLSQNTKLAYNQFLIKNG, from the coding sequence TTGGAAAAAGAAGAGACTCTGCGATTCGCGATTTGTGATGATGAGCGAGCTTATCAGGAACGATTACAGGAAGCAACGAAAGCATATATGGCAGAGCACGGCATTCCTTACATACTTGATGTCTTTGCAAGTGGCGAAGAACTGCTTGCAAGTGAAACAATATATGGCATGATCCTGCTGGATGTGCAGCTTACTGGTATGGACGGAATGCAGGTGGCTATGAAGGTCAAAGCGGCCAGCCCAGATACAATGATTATTTTCATTTCCAGCTTCGTGCAGTATGCATCACTGGGTTATCAAAGTGCGATTCGGTACATTTTGAAGTCGCAGTTGGATGAATATTTTGCAGAGAGTCTGGATGCCGCAATCAGCCAACTTTATTTGCAATCGGATACGGTTCCGATACGTTACGGCAAAAAAGCAGTAGAGGTTCCGCTAAAAGAAATTCTGTATTTTGAAAGCAATAAGCGAATTGTAGAGTTGCATTTTGAATCAGAGGGAAAAAAAAGATTTCCAGATCAATGCTACGGCAAACTTGAAGAATACGCGGAGCTGCTGCGAGGCAATAATTTCTTTCAGTGCCACAAAAGTTTTCTGGTGAACCTGAAAAAAGTGGAATGTCTGCAGCAGGAAGCATTTTTAATGCGAAATGGTGATCAGGTGCCAATCAGCCGCAGACTGTCACAGAACACAAAACTCGCCTACAATCAATTTCTAATAAAGAATGGGTGA
- a CDS encoding plasmid mobilization protein: MAENKTKNRAFLVRFTDEELQLVKRNMGIVGIQNREAYIRKMSIDGFIIKKNYGLLRQILYEIRKLGVNVNQLAHIANTYSEVNGQDIKNLMNGVHQILELQSKYFLL, translated from the coding sequence ATGGCTGAGAATAAAACGAAAAACCGAGCATTTCTCGTAAGGTTTACAGACGAAGAATTACAGCTTGTGAAAAGGAATATGGGGATTGTAGGTATCCAAAATCGGGAAGCCTATATTCGCAAAATGTCTATAGATGGCTTCATCATCAAGAAGAATTATGGTCTGTTACGGCAAATTCTTTATGAAATTCGTAAGCTGGGTGTCAACGTTAATCAGCTTGCACATATAGCCAATACATATAGTGAAGTGAATGGGCAGGATATTAAAAATTTGATGAATGGGGTTCATCAAATCTTAGAGTTGCAATCAAAATATTTTTTGCTGTAA
- the asnB gene encoding asparagine synthase (glutamine-hydrolyzing) yields MCGIAGWIDTQRYLPDQQTVLDAMSKTLERRGPDDHGQYVEANASLLHRRLAVVDPENGRQPMIAETGEEIYVLVYNGELYNTDDLRRRLEKIGCEFHSHSDTEVLLNAYVMWGDACLEDLNGIFAFAVWEKNSRRLFAARDRMGVKPFYYYEYPDGLIFGSEIKALLANPLVAPDVDAEGLNQIFLLGPGAIPGHAVYRGMRELAPGYSLSYQPAVGVKVHRWWKLTAQEHTEDENTTVEHVRSLLTDSIRRQLVSDVPLCTLLSGGLDSSIISAVAAREYHEQGRQLTTYSVDYIDNAKYFQRNLFQPAPDSEFIGEMVDAIGSNHRNIVLDNAAQADALLDAVRARDYPGMADIDSSLLLFCRAIKPDYTVGLSGECADEIFGGYPWYHREEILFEDTFPWSRSVDLRRSILQPDVLKGDSAEYVRAEYLKTLADTEKLPGEGKKEARMREMFRLNTDWFMQTLLTRKDRMSMYSGVEMRVPFCDHRLVEYAYNLPWELKSLHGREKGILREAFSDILPERIAWRKKSPYPRTFSPAYFDRVMALFLQAMEEGSPLKDMLDFDRLRELAEHPDDLKEPWYGQLMRVPQIFAYLLQIHWWMKENHVRIV; encoded by the coding sequence ATGTGTGGAATTGCCGGATGGATTGATACACAGCGGTATCTGCCAGACCAGCAGACCGTGTTGGATGCTATGTCCAAAACACTGGAGCGCCGTGGGCCGGATGATCACGGGCAATATGTGGAAGCAAATGCAAGTTTGCTGCACCGTCGGCTGGCGGTAGTTGACCCGGAAAACGGCCGTCAGCCAATGATCGCAGAGACCGGAGAAGAGATTTATGTTTTGGTTTACAATGGCGAACTGTACAACACAGATGATCTGCGCCGACGCTTGGAAAAGATCGGCTGTGAATTCCATTCTCACAGCGATACAGAAGTACTCTTGAACGCCTATGTGATGTGGGGTGATGCCTGTTTAGAAGATCTGAACGGGATTTTTGCCTTTGCTGTATGGGAAAAAAACAGCCGCAGGCTGTTTGCGGCGCGCGACAGGATGGGTGTAAAGCCTTTCTATTATTATGAATATCCGGATGGGTTAATTTTCGGCTCAGAAATCAAAGCACTGCTTGCGAATCCGCTTGTGGCTCCGGATGTGGATGCAGAGGGACTGAATCAGATATTCCTGCTGGGTCCCGGTGCGATACCAGGGCATGCGGTTTACCGCGGTATGAGAGAGCTGGCACCAGGGTACAGCCTTTCTTATCAGCCAGCAGTGGGTGTTAAGGTGCACCGTTGGTGGAAGCTGACAGCACAGGAACATACGGAAGATGAAAATACAACAGTTGAGCATGTACGCAGTTTACTGACCGACAGTATCCGCCGTCAGCTGGTTTCAGATGTACCGTTGTGCACACTGCTTTCGGGTGGATTGGATAGCTCCATTATCTCAGCAGTGGCAGCGAGGGAGTACCATGAGCAAGGTCGGCAGTTGACAACGTATTCTGTAGATTATATTGATAACGCCAAGTATTTCCAGCGCAATTTGTTTCAGCCTGCACCGGATAGTGAATTTATTGGGGAAATGGTGGATGCTATCGGTTCCAATCACCGAAATATAGTGCTGGATAATGCAGCGCAGGCAGATGCCTTGTTGGATGCGGTGCGTGCGCGGGACTATCCGGGTATGGCAGATATTGATTCTTCACTGCTGTTGTTCTGCCGCGCAATCAAACCGGATTATACCGTAGGACTTTCAGGGGAATGTGCAGATGAAATTTTCGGTGGATATCCTTGGTATCATCGGGAAGAAATCCTATTTGAGGATACATTCCCATGGTCACGTTCCGTAGACCTGCGCCGAAGTATTCTGCAGCCGGATGTGCTGAAAGGCGACAGTGCAGAGTATGTACGTGCAGAGTACCTAAAAACACTGGCAGATACCGAAAAGCTTCCGGGCGAAGGCAAGAAGGAAGCGCGGATGCGGGAAATGTTTCGGCTCAATACCGATTGGTTTATGCAGACGCTGCTGACCCGCAAAGATCGGATGTCTATGTACAGTGGTGTTGAAATGCGTGTGCCGTTCTGTGACCATCGTCTGGTAGAGTACGCCTACAACCTGCCGTGGGAATTAAAAAGTCTGCATGGCAGGGAAAAGGGTATTCTGCGCGAAGCGTTCAGCGATATTTTGCCAGAACGGATTGCTTGGCGGAAAAAGAGCCCGTATCCGCGCACGTTTAGCCCAGCATACTTTGACCGTGTGATGGCGCTGTTTTTGCAGGCAATGGAGGAGGGGAGTCCTCTAAAGGATATGCTGGACTTCGACCGGCTGCGCGAGTTAGCAGAGCATCCGGACGATTTGAAAGAGCCATGGTACGGTCAGCTCATGCGAGTGCCGCAGATTTTCGCTTATCTTTTGCAGATTCATTGGTGGATGAAAGAGAACCACGTGCGGATTGTATAG
- a CDS encoding spore coat protein codes for MDDKNTMEDLLLAEKNACDLYLHGSIESGTQNVNQAFTKALQDSLTLQGDLYKKMTEKGWYTSQQAPQQQIQQVKQQYACSQQKQ; via the coding sequence ATGGATGACAAAAACACAATGGAAGATCTGCTTTTAGCAGAAAAGAACGCGTGTGATTTGTATCTGCACGGCAGCATCGAGTCTGGCACACAGAATGTGAATCAGGCTTTTACAAAAGCATTGCAGGATTCTCTGACACTGCAGGGTGATTTGTACAAAAAGATGACTGAAAAGGGTTGGTACACATCCCAGCAGGCACCACAACAGCAGATTCAGCAGGTGAAACAACAGTACGCCTGTTCACAGCAGAAACAATGA
- a CDS encoding phasin family protein codes for MNLSEDLKKVVLAGIGAAAVTFEKSKDIVDSLVERGELTVAQGKVINEELKRKAAEKEDADTAAKTSGSSILDEIENLTPEQRAALKAKLEHLDANQ; via the coding sequence ATGAATCTCAGTGAAGACCTGAAAAAAGTTGTTTTGGCGGGCATTGGTGCCGCCGCGGTTACCTTTGAAAAAAGCAAGGATATTGTGGACTCTCTGGTGGAACGGGGCGAACTTACTGTTGCACAGGGTAAGGTAATTAATGAAGAATTGAAACGCAAAGCAGCAGAAAAGGAAGACGCAGACACCGCTGCAAAAACATCGGGCAGCAGCATTTTGGATGAAATTGAAAATCTGACCCCGGAGCAGCGTGCCGCTTTGAAAGCCAAACTGGAACATCTAGACGCTAACCAATGA
- a CDS encoding ABC1 kinase family protein: MKDSSPAGSSSRLRELLGVLRRHDVLHGLTPASLRSILEELGPTYVKLGQVMSMRSDILPREYCKELEKLRATVQPVPFHEIEEMIRQEYGSSVSQTFSEIDETPLGSASIAQVYRAVLKEDGQKVVVKVQRPGIHDTMQQDVKLMHKAVRLLNHMSAAAHAPLDFNAVIDEMWTVAQQEMNFLQEAEHMQEFVRLNQDIAYVTCPKVNRHLTTERILVMECIDGIPIDDTKRLTELGYDMDEIGTKLVENFSKQVLDDAFFHADPHPGNIRISGGKIVFLDFGMVGRISRHDQQLFRSMFQAVAEHDVHMLEEGLLTIGTAHRHIDHSRLYDALDELLRKYGDASLSELDLGKMLQEILQLATSFDISIPSSVTMLARGILTLEGVIAKCCPNVSLVDIIKTHLAGEFTEQLDIKKELLHTGKALYGSLRSGIRLPAYLASALKTYSKGHTKLNLEIVGSEEPLEKLDGMVNKLVVCIIAASLLLGSSIICSTNMKPQVLGLPVLGLAGFFIAFILCLILVISIYRKTKR, encoded by the coding sequence ATGAAAGACTCCTCCCCTGCCGGCAGTTCTTCCCGTCTGCGGGAACTGCTCGGCGTTCTGCGCAGGCATGATGTTCTGCATGGCCTGACACCTGCTTCCCTGCGCAGTATTCTGGAAGAACTTGGCCCCACTTATGTTAAACTCGGGCAGGTCATGTCTATGCGAAGTGACATTCTTCCGCGTGAATACTGCAAAGAACTGGAAAAGCTGCGGGCAACGGTACAACCGGTTCCTTTTCATGAAATCGAAGAAATGATTCGACAGGAATACGGCAGCTCTGTTTCTCAGACTTTTTCGGAAATTGATGAAACGCCGCTCGGTTCCGCTTCGATTGCACAGGTTTACCGCGCCGTTTTAAAGGAAGATGGTCAGAAAGTAGTTGTGAAGGTGCAGCGCCCCGGCATTCACGACACCATGCAACAGGATGTAAAACTAATGCACAAGGCCGTGCGTCTGCTAAACCACATGAGTGCCGCCGCACACGCTCCGCTTGACTTCAATGCTGTTATAGATGAAATGTGGACTGTGGCGCAGCAGGAAATGAACTTTTTGCAGGAAGCAGAACACATGCAGGAATTCGTCCGGCTGAATCAGGACATTGCCTACGTAACCTGCCCGAAAGTCAACCGCCACCTGACAACAGAACGTATCTTGGTAATGGAATGTATTGACGGCATTCCGATAGATGACACCAAGCGGCTGACAGAACTTGGCTACGATATGGATGAAATCGGCACCAAACTGGTAGAAAATTTTTCCAAGCAGGTTTTGGACGATGCCTTTTTTCATGCCGACCCCCACCCTGGCAACATCCGGATCAGCGGCGGAAAAATCGTTTTTCTGGACTTCGGCATGGTCGGACGCATCTCCCGCCACGACCAGCAACTGTTCCGAAGCATGTTTCAGGCGGTTGCCGAACATGATGTTCACATGCTGGAGGAAGGGCTGCTGACCATCGGTACTGCACACCGGCACATTGACCATTCCCGGCTTTATGACGCACTGGATGAGCTGCTGCGCAAATACGGTGACGCCAGTCTTTCTGAACTTGATCTTGGAAAGATGCTGCAGGAGATTTTGCAGCTTGCCACTTCCTTTGACATCTCTATTCCCTCCAGCGTTACCATGCTGGCACGCGGCATTTTAACGCTGGAAGGTGTCATTGCAAAGTGCTGTCCCAACGTCAGCCTCGTAGATATTATTAAGACCCACCTTGCAGGAGAATTCACCGAACAGTTGGACATTAAAAAAGAGCTGCTGCATACCGGAAAAGCATTGTATGGCAGCCTGCGCAGCGGCATCCGCCTGCCGGCGTACCTTGCAAGTGCACTCAAGACCTATTCAAAAGGCCACACAAAACTGAATTTGGAAATTGTCGGTTCAGAAGAGCCACTGGAAAAATTGGACGGCATGGTCAACAAACTTGTGGTCTGTATCATTGCGGCTTCCCTGCTGCTTGGCTCAAGTATTATCTGCAGCACCAACATGAAGCCGCAGGTACTGGGTTTACCTGTACTTGGTTTGGCAGGATTTTTCATTGCATTCATTTTGTGTCTTATTCTGGTGATTTCGATTTACCGCAAAACAAAACGATAA
- a CDS encoding deoxycytidylate deaminase produces MKKQDYISWDEYFMGVALLAAMRSKDPHTQVGACIVNQQHIILSTGYNGLPVGCSDDEYPWEREGEAAQTKYPFVVHAELNAILNSGGKSLAGASIYVDLFPCNECAKAIIQSGIQEVVYLSDKYANEPATLASKRMLKSAGVVLRRLKPEKTEIILNYTHE; encoded by the coding sequence TTGAAAAAGCAGGATTATATTTCATGGGATGAATATTTTATGGGGGTTGCGCTGTTGGCAGCAATGCGCAGCAAAGACCCGCATACACAGGTGGGCGCCTGCATTGTGAATCAGCAGCACATTATTCTTTCCACAGGCTACAATGGCCTGCCTGTGGGATGTTCCGATGACGAATACCCATGGGAACGGGAAGGGGAAGCGGCCCAGACGAAATATCCCTTTGTGGTGCATGCGGAATTGAACGCAATTCTCAATTCCGGCGGCAAGTCCCTTGCGGGAGCCTCCATATATGTGGACTTGTTTCCCTGCAACGAGTGCGCAAAGGCAATTATTCAGTCAGGCATTCAGGAAGTGGTCTATCTTTCAGACAAGTACGCAAACGAGCCGGCAACGCTTGCCAGTAAACGAATGCTGAAAAGTGCCGGGGTCGTACTGCGGCGGCTCAAACCGGAAAAAACGGAAATCATACTGAATTACACACATGAATAA